Part of the Arachis hypogaea cultivar Tifrunner chromosome 6, arahy.Tifrunner.gnm2.J5K5, whole genome shotgun sequence genome, ATTGTTTGTATGGTAAAGAAAAAGGGagtgataaaaaaaatcaaatgctaCAAGAATGAATCATTCAAAAGGCTTAACATAAACACAGGTCTATCCTACAGCAGAATTGATCTATGAATTCTAATTGATTGAACTCCCTATATATCATATCACATTACAATAACGAagctcactttcctttgaaggtCTATTTAGTGATTCCAAAGAATCCATATACAAATGAATGGACCCTGGATAAAAGAAATTATATTGGAAAGAATGAATTACCTCGGACGTCCTATCGTGCACTGCAGCTTTTACGTACAACCTTTTCACAACACTTGGGTGGTTGCTATTCAACACTTCCAGGTCAGAAAACTTCAAAACAAAATGGTATTGGTTTTGGTATGGATATTCAGGTTAAATTCCAATTTAGATCCAAATTACGCGAAGCCCATGTGATGATAGGGAGTCACAGTTGCCTGGAAGTTCGAACTTCTAGTTATATCAACAATCTTTATAACTCTCAAAGGCAAATATACACGAGAGTTTAATCATCATCACTTCCACTGCTATGTCTACCTGAAATGAAAGTTTCAAGGGAGTTGATTAGATTATGGACATGTAAAGCTGCACAAAAATGGTTAGAGATGAACTACTCTGACAAAAGACCTGATGCTTTTTTTCCTTCCATGGCTTCTTTCTTATCTTGACAACTTGTACAGAGGAAAGGTCCATCCCATGGACGCAGTTTACGAGGGTTGGGCGCACCCTCAAATATTGAAACACCCTCCCCTGGTTTTATCTCTACTTGACACACTGCACACATAAACAACTTGAACATGTTGCAGAGAGGATATTTTGTATCTAACCTGCATTTAAGATAAATCATTTCCCATGTCATGAGAGAAAACGAGAAAATGGCTAGTTGCTAAGTTGAAAAATGGTTATATAAAACCAAACCTCTCTGAAAGCATAGCAGATCCTTCTTCATACAATTCCTCTACCACGTCTGGCTCCAAGTAGTCTTTCTCGTTATAAGAAGATGACTCAGATGACTTTTTACGAAACATGGACTTcattattcctttcttctttctatgTGGTGCAggagcaggtggcttctcatgtGGTAATATATCAACAACGATGCAGGTTGTATCATCTCTAAGTCCTTTTGCTTCTACAGCTTCCTGAAGATAGAAAGAAACAAGTGAATAAAGTTTAATACGTAATGATTCATACTGCCGGAATCACATGAAACTCACTATGATACAACAGATgaacatattttttatataagatTCAAAAGACTCACTTTAACAATATGTGATGCTGCTGTCTCCGCTGACATGCCACGACAAGAATCTAAGACTGCTTCTGCAGATAGAGAATCCCAGACCCCATCACTGCAGATAACTAGCCTGCCTCCAGCGGTGGACAACTGAATAAACAGATAAAGAAGGGAAGAAAGGCAGGAACTATCTTACATAGGGATTTCATTGAAAACAAATGACAAATTCACATAAAATATAGGTAAATCAAATCATTAGCTCCAGTGAAATTTCTAAACCATCGCATTAGTGGAACACTTGCTTTATACTTTTTTGTTGGACATTGGGGGGAGAGGCGATTTCTCAATTGAAACAAGATACATATAAAATTTTGCTTAGAAGACAACAGGTTAGAGTAGTGACAAACCTTCACTTGCTTTACATACGGCACTGGGACAATAAATTCGCCAATATCCATATCACCAATTGACCGTGAAAGACACAAGCCACCAGGCCAACATCTTAACGGCCCAACCTACAAACAGCCAATAATCCAGTAAAGTGCACATGGTCTATATGTTAGGGGGTAAAGTGAAAGTAACCCTATATTTTAATGACACGATAATGTAGTCTGAATGGCCAGGCATTGTGTACAAAAGATAAAAAGTATCACTACAGGCATCAGTTTAAATGAAGAAGcagttctcttttctttttctctggtGGTGGTTGAAGCTTGTTAGTTGTTACGAAGTTGGTAAAACCTAGGCTGAAAAGGGATCACAATTGAAAGTAGGATTACCTCTGTGCCTCCCCCGGTGTTTAGCCGACCAACCTCACCCCCGCTAGAGGTGATTCGCACCCTCCTGATGAAAGTAAAAGAAAGGTCAGTTTGTGCTATACTGGAATAATTTATAATAACTGTTCAAGGAAAACAATTCCATCAACAACTTACTCCTCTTCATTTGTTTCTAGCCTATGATCTGCTGACAAATAATAAAGCCCACCTTC contains:
- the LOC112756150 gene encoding probable protein phosphatase 2C 12, which produces MSGGTKGEHHQTVPLSVLLKRELASEKIEKPEIVSGQAGQSKKGEDFTLIKTECQRVVGDGVSTFSVFGLFDGHNGTAAAIYSKENLLNNVLSAVPPDLNRDEWVAALPRALVAGFVKTDKDFQDKGQKSGTTVTFVIIEGWVVTVASVGDSRCVLESGEGGLYYLSADHRLETNEEERVRITSSGGEVGRLNTGGGTEVGPLRCWPGGLCLSRSIGDMDIGEFIVPVPYVKQVKLSTAGGRLVICSDGVWDSLSAEAVLDSCRGMSAETAASHIVKEAVEAKGLRDDTTCIVVDILPHEKPPAPAPHRKKKGIMKSMFRKKSSESSSYNEKDYLEPDVVEELYEEGSAMLSERLDTKYPLCNMFKLFMCAVCQVEIKPGEGVSIFEGAPNPRKLRPWDGPFLCTSCQDKKEAMEGKKASGRHSSGSDDD